The Longimicrobium sp. genome has a segment encoding these proteins:
- a CDS encoding glycoside hydrolase family 88 protein, which produces MSRLPRLRRAAVVLALAWLPAVTSDAHAQVAHLPAGEGLGEGSRQPGDAPLAIPNAAPRARRSPDGRPWSVRMAESVMRRNPQTHRRWDYTQGVVLGAIERVALARRDAAMLAYVKTNMDRWVKPDGTIEGYELDEYNIDEISQGRLLFGLYERTRDERYRKAADLLRQQLRTHPRTAEGGLWHKQIYPQQMWLDGLFMGQPFYAQYAKTFNEPAAFDDVAKQFLLVTRHTRDPRTGLMYHGWDAAKAQKWADTATGLSPNFWGRAMGWYVMGVVETLDHFPADHPDRAAIVQTLRDAAEGIARVQDPVTGLWWNVLDQPNRAGNYLEASASSMFVYALAKAARLGYVDARYRRIAERGFDGLLANLVRENPDGTVSLVNVVQVSGLGGSLRRDGSYRDGSYAYYVSEPVVTDDYKGVGPFILAALELGR; this is translated from the coding sequence ATGAGCCGCCTCCCGCGCCTGCGCCGCGCCGCGGTGGTGCTCGCGCTCGCCTGGCTCCCGGCGGTGACGTCGGACGCGCACGCCCAGGTCGCGCATCTCCCCGCGGGAGAAGGGCTCGGCGAGGGCTCGCGCCAGCCGGGCGACGCGCCGCTGGCGATCCCGAACGCGGCGCCGCGCGCGCGCCGCTCGCCCGACGGGCGCCCGTGGTCGGTGCGCATGGCCGAGTCGGTGATGCGCCGCAACCCGCAGACGCACCGCCGCTGGGACTACACGCAGGGCGTGGTGCTGGGCGCCATCGAGCGCGTGGCCCTGGCCCGGCGCGACGCGGCGATGCTGGCGTACGTGAAGACCAACATGGACCGCTGGGTGAAGCCGGACGGGACCATCGAGGGCTACGAGCTCGACGAGTACAACATCGACGAGATCTCGCAGGGGCGCCTGCTCTTCGGCCTGTACGAGCGCACCCGCGACGAGCGCTACCGCAAGGCCGCCGACCTGCTCCGCCAGCAGCTCCGCACGCACCCGCGCACGGCGGAGGGCGGGCTGTGGCACAAGCAGATCTACCCGCAGCAGATGTGGCTCGACGGCCTGTTCATGGGGCAGCCGTTCTACGCCCAGTACGCGAAGACCTTCAACGAGCCGGCCGCGTTCGACGACGTCGCGAAGCAGTTCCTCCTGGTCACGCGGCACACGCGCGACCCGCGCACCGGCCTGATGTACCACGGGTGGGACGCGGCGAAGGCGCAGAAGTGGGCCGACACCGCCACGGGGCTCTCGCCGAACTTCTGGGGGCGGGCGATGGGGTGGTACGTGATGGGCGTCGTCGAGACGCTCGACCACTTCCCGGCCGACCACCCGGACCGCGCGGCGATCGTCCAGACGCTGCGCGACGCGGCCGAGGGGATCGCGCGCGTGCAGGACCCGGTGACGGGGCTCTGGTGGAACGTGCTCGACCAGCCCAACCGCGCCGGCAACTACCTGGAGGCGAGCGCGTCGAGCATGTTCGTCTACGCGCTGGCGAAGGCCGCGCGGCTGGGCTACGTCGACGCGCGGTATCGGCGGATCGCCGAGCGCGGCTTCGACGGGCTGCTGGCCAACCTGGTGCGCGAGAACCCCGACGGCACCGTGTCGCTCGTCAACGTGGTGCAGGTCTCCGGGCTCGGCGGCAGCCTGCGGCGCGACGGCTCGTACCGCGACGGCTCGTACGCCTACTACGTGAGCGAGCCCGTGGTCACCGACGA
- a CDS encoding glycoside hydrolase family 28 protein has product MESPNLTRRDFLRAAALGAGAVLVLPGLEGCATAARSAAARHGVLAGWELVPGILARIRPPAFPDRDFAVTSYGAAGDGKTDCTEAFRRAVAACGEAGGGRVVVPAGRFLTGPIHLRSRVNLHVQGGGTIAFSQDPRAYLPAVFTRWEGVEVMNYSPLIYAFEATDVAVTGEGTLDGQADNAHWWPWNGKTQYGWREGQPNQRAARTRLFEMAERGVPVEQRVIGEGGYLRPQFIQPYRCRNVLVEGVTIVNSPMWEIHPVLCQNVTVRDVKIVTHGPNNDGCDPESCRDVLVEGCLFDTGDDCIAIKSGRNADGRRLAAPSENLVIRRCRMKDGHGGVTIGSEISGGVRNVFVEDCEMDSPNLERALRFKNNAMRGGLLEHVYMRNVTIGEVSDAVLSMDLYYEEGRSGPFVPVIRDVEMRGVTSRKSEYGLYMRAYERSEISDVRVIDCRFDGVARGNVTEGVQGLRFERVSINGRPATPTSHLAAARSDAERLPSDVRAPAPARPSPR; this is encoded by the coding sequence GTGGAAAGCCCGAACCTCACCCGCCGCGACTTCCTCCGCGCCGCCGCCCTGGGCGCCGGCGCCGTCCTGGTGCTCCCCGGCCTGGAGGGGTGCGCGACCGCGGCGCGGAGTGCCGCCGCGAGGCACGGCGTCCTCGCCGGCTGGGAGCTGGTCCCCGGCATCCTGGCCCGCATCCGCCCGCCCGCGTTCCCCGACCGCGACTTTGCCGTGACCAGCTACGGCGCGGCGGGCGACGGGAAGACGGACTGCACCGAGGCGTTCCGCCGCGCGGTGGCCGCCTGCGGCGAGGCGGGCGGCGGGCGCGTCGTGGTTCCCGCGGGGCGCTTCCTCACCGGGCCGATCCACCTGCGGAGCCGGGTCAACCTGCACGTTCAGGGCGGCGGGACCATCGCCTTCAGCCAGGACCCCCGCGCCTACCTCCCCGCCGTCTTCACGCGCTGGGAGGGGGTGGAGGTGATGAACTACTCGCCGCTGATCTACGCCTTCGAGGCGACGGACGTGGCGGTCACGGGCGAGGGGACGCTGGACGGGCAGGCCGACAACGCGCACTGGTGGCCGTGGAACGGCAAGACGCAGTACGGCTGGCGCGAGGGGCAGCCGAACCAGCGCGCAGCCCGGACGCGGCTCTTCGAGATGGCCGAGCGCGGCGTCCCCGTCGAGCAGCGCGTGATCGGCGAGGGCGGCTACCTGCGGCCGCAGTTCATCCAGCCGTACCGCTGCCGCAACGTGCTGGTCGAAGGGGTGACCATCGTCAACTCGCCGATGTGGGAGATCCACCCGGTCCTCTGCCAGAACGTCACGGTGCGCGACGTGAAGATCGTCACCCACGGCCCCAACAACGACGGCTGCGACCCCGAGAGCTGCCGCGACGTGCTGGTCGAGGGGTGCCTCTTCGACACGGGCGACGACTGCATCGCCATCAAGTCCGGCCGCAACGCCGACGGCCGGCGGCTGGCGGCGCCGAGCGAGAACCTGGTGATCCGCCGCTGCCGGATGAAGGACGGGCACGGCGGGGTGACCATCGGCAGCGAGATCTCGGGCGGGGTGCGCAACGTCTTCGTCGAAGACTGCGAGATGGACAGCCCCAACCTGGAGCGCGCGCTCCGCTTCAAGAACAACGCGATGCGCGGCGGCCTGCTGGAGCACGTCTACATGCGCAACGTCACGATCGGCGAGGTGAGCGACGCGGTGCTCTCGATGGACCTGTACTACGAGGAAGGGCGCAGCGGCCCGTTCGTCCCCGTGATCCGCGACGTGGAGATGCGGGGCGTCACCAGCCGCAAGAGCGAGTACGGCCTGTACATGCGCGCCTACGAGCGCTCGGAGATCTCCGACGTGCGCGTGATCGACTGCCGCTTCGACGGCGTGGCGCGCGGGAACGTGACCGAGGGGGTGCAGGGGCTGCGCTTCGAGCGCGTGTCGATCAACGGCCGGCCCGCCACCCCCACCTCGCACCTGGCCGCGGCGAGGTCGGACGCCGAGCGGCTCCCGAGCGACGTGCGCGCCCCCGCGCCCGCCCGCCCCTCGCCGCGATGA
- the pelA gene encoding pectate lyase — protein MAGTTQRTAALAAAALLLAAGCRTLPAQDPARNPVDSIARLPGAAVERDTTPLLGPARISALPAAEREAWTQYVETSRRDRARDRALLAEEMRTLGRERMERAAYARKSFEVEDRMTEAWFRGDSARRMAETILSYQTPSGGWSKHVDMSGGPRRPGQSFFSESDSWQYIATLDNNSTTEEMRFLARAYAAHGDARWRDAFLRGLGWLLRAQFPNGCWPQVYPLQGGYHDAATFNDDAIVHAAALLRDVARGEYAFVTEEERRRADAAVSRALDCILASQVVVGGKRTVWGQQHDPLTLRPTSARSYEPASLASKESAGITRFLMSLPSPDARVVEAVHAAAAWFRENRIYGYVYDFQTGRREQAGAGPLWARMYEIGTNRPVFSNRDGVVLYDYEQLTDRRTGYGWYAEEPASALRAYERWAARHPAPAGS, from the coding sequence ATGGCCGGCACCACGCAACGGACGGCCGCCCTCGCCGCGGCCGCGCTCCTGCTCGCGGCCGGGTGCCGCACGCTCCCCGCGCAGGACCCGGCGCGGAACCCGGTGGACTCCATCGCCCGGCTCCCCGGGGCCGCGGTGGAGCGCGACACCACGCCCCTGCTCGGCCCCGCGCGCATCTCCGCCCTCCCCGCCGCCGAGCGGGAGGCGTGGACGCAGTACGTCGAGACGTCGCGCCGGGACCGCGCGCGCGACCGGGCGCTCCTCGCCGAGGAGATGCGCACGCTCGGGCGGGAGCGGATGGAGCGCGCCGCGTACGCGCGGAAGTCGTTCGAGGTCGAGGACCGGATGACGGAGGCGTGGTTCCGGGGCGACTCGGCGCGGCGGATGGCGGAGACGATCCTCTCCTACCAGACGCCGTCGGGCGGGTGGTCGAAGCACGTCGACATGAGTGGCGGGCCGCGGCGGCCGGGGCAGAGCTTCTTCTCCGAGAGCGACTCCTGGCAGTACATCGCCACCCTCGACAACAATTCGACCACCGAGGAGATGCGCTTCCTCGCGCGCGCCTACGCGGCGCACGGGGACGCGCGCTGGCGCGACGCCTTCCTGCGCGGGCTCGGCTGGCTGCTGCGCGCGCAGTTCCCCAACGGCTGCTGGCCGCAGGTCTACCCCCTCCAGGGCGGCTACCACGACGCCGCCACCTTCAACGACGACGCCATCGTGCACGCCGCCGCGCTCCTGCGGGACGTCGCGCGCGGCGAGTACGCGTTCGTGACGGAGGAGGAGAGGCGGCGCGCGGACGCGGCGGTCTCCCGCGCCCTGGACTGCATCCTCGCCAGCCAGGTGGTGGTCGGCGGGAAGCGCACGGTGTGGGGGCAGCAGCACGACCCGCTCACGCTCCGGCCGACCTCCGCGCGCAGCTACGAGCCGGCCTCGCTCGCGTCGAAGGAGAGCGCCGGGATCACGCGCTTCCTGATGTCGCTCCCGTCGCCGGACGCGCGCGTGGTGGAGGCGGTGCACGCGGCCGCCGCGTGGTTCCGCGAGAACCGCATCTACGGCTACGTCTACGACTTCCAGACCGGGCGGCGCGAGCAGGCGGGCGCGGGGCCGCTCTGGGCGCGGATGTACGAGATCGGCACCAACCGCCCGGTCTTCAGCAACCGCGACGGGGTGGTCCTCTACGACTACGAGCAGCTCACCGACCGGCGCACCGGCTACGGCTGGTACGCCGAGGAGCCGGCGTCCGCGCTGCGGGCCTACGAGCGCTGGGCGGCGCGCCATCCCGCGCCCGCCGGCAGCTGA
- a CDS encoding ROK family transcriptional regulator — protein MRKINVGNFKLATRSTSREINRQIVLNLVREHQPISRADLARRMKVGRGRVTALVNELLAEGAVLEGEAVDAPRGRRPKMLYVRTRDRLAVAVDIRFSRTYLMLSDFAGTQIALETFETILDPARLADELAGRIARLLHVHGAGGDCEGIGIAVPGMVDHPTGRVLNAPQLGWKEVEFRGLLQAATGLPVFIENAPIACALAQMWLGQRGGDTGDFVYVTVSEGVGTGVVVNGQVVRGHGHAAGEFGHVPINPEGPRCLCGARGCWEAHTSNLATISRYLGRELSPADARELLAQTAITVPDLVTRARTGDERARQALVETGRFLGLGLSMIVNSLNPARIFVGGEITAAWDLVEPQVRAAIEERALTKAAAATPVIPELAVGYPRLRGAAALVAAPVFAAPQVA, from the coding sequence GTGAGAAAGATCAACGTCGGCAACTTCAAGCTCGCCACCCGCTCCACCTCGCGCGAGATCAACCGGCAGATCGTGCTGAACCTGGTGCGCGAGCACCAGCCGATCTCGCGCGCCGACCTGGCGCGGCGGATGAAGGTGGGGCGCGGGCGGGTGACCGCGCTGGTGAACGAGCTGCTGGCCGAGGGCGCGGTGCTGGAGGGCGAGGCGGTCGACGCGCCGCGCGGCCGCCGGCCGAAGATGCTGTACGTGCGCACCCGCGACCGGCTGGCGGTGGCGGTCGACATCCGCTTCAGCCGCACCTACCTGATGCTCTCCGACTTCGCGGGGACGCAGATCGCGCTGGAGACCTTCGAGACGATCCTGGACCCGGCGCGGCTGGCGGACGAGCTGGCGGGGCGCATCGCCCGGCTGCTGCACGTGCACGGCGCGGGCGGCGACTGCGAGGGGATCGGGATCGCGGTCCCCGGCATGGTGGACCACCCCACCGGCCGCGTGCTGAACGCCCCGCAGCTGGGCTGGAAGGAGGTGGAGTTCCGCGGGCTGCTGCAGGCGGCCACGGGGCTCCCCGTCTTCATCGAGAACGCCCCCATCGCCTGCGCGCTCGCGCAGATGTGGCTGGGCCAGCGCGGCGGCGACACGGGCGACTTCGTCTACGTCACGGTCAGCGAGGGCGTGGGCACCGGGGTGGTGGTGAACGGGCAGGTGGTGCGCGGGCACGGCCACGCCGCCGGCGAGTTCGGGCACGTGCCGATCAACCCCGAGGGCCCCCGCTGCCTCTGCGGCGCGCGCGGCTGCTGGGAGGCGCACACCTCCAACCTGGCCACCATCTCCCGCTACCTGGGCCGCGAGCTCTCCCCCGCCGACGCGCGCGAGCTGCTGGCGCAGACGGCCATCACCGTCCCCGACCTGGTCACCCGCGCGCGCACCGGCGACGAGCGCGCCAGGCAGGCGCTGGTGGAGACCGGCCGCTTCCTGGGGCTGGGGCTGTCGATGATCGTGAACTCGCTGAACCCGGCGCGCATCTTCGTGGGCGGCGAGATCACGGCCGCGTGGGACCTGGTGGAGCCGCAGGTGCGCGCGGCGATCGAGGAGCGCGCGCTCACGAAGGCGGCGGCCGCCACCCCGGTGATCCCCGAGCTGGCCGTCGGCTACCCGCGCCTGCGCGGCGCCGCCGCCCTGGTGGCCGCCCCCGTCTTCGCCGCGCCGCAGGTCGCGTGA
- the uxaC gene encoding glucuronate isomerase, giving the protein MPTNAAARRADALPLPGDALVLHPDRFFDPDPAVRRVARELYEETRDLPLVCPHGHVDPRLLAEDAPFPEPTALIVVPDHYIFRMLYSRGVPMEALGIPTTDGAPVETDPRRIWQLFADHYHLFRGTPTGAWLDHELHEVFGVRTRLNGETGRRVYDEIAERLASPEFRPRALFERFNIEVLTTTDAATDTLAHHRAIRESGWGGRVVPCFRPDALFRIAAPGWSDAIGELERVSGLGVDCYAGFLRAVEERREYFRGLGATSTDHAVVEPYTERLPDEEAERLFCRARTGEAAEADQRRFEAHMLMEMARMSVEDGMVMQLHAGALRDHNRAVADRFGPDTGADIPVATEYTRNLRALLNAYGNDPRLTLVLFTLDESTYARELAPLAGHYPALRLGPPWWFHDSVEGMKRFRERTTETAGIYNTAGFNDDTRAFCSIPARHDLSRRVDANWLAGLVARHVVGMDDAREMARALAYELARETYRIDGAAPEAGAPALAAD; this is encoded by the coding sequence ATGCCGACGAACGCCGCCGCCCGCCGGGCGGACGCGCTTCCCCTCCCGGGCGACGCGCTGGTGCTCCACCCCGACCGCTTCTTCGACCCCGACCCCGCGGTCCGCCGCGTGGCGCGCGAGCTGTACGAGGAGACGCGCGACCTGCCGCTGGTCTGTCCCCACGGGCACGTCGACCCGCGCCTGCTGGCCGAGGACGCGCCCTTCCCCGAGCCCACCGCGCTGATCGTCGTCCCCGACCACTACATCTTCCGGATGCTGTACTCGCGGGGCGTGCCGATGGAGGCGCTCGGCATCCCCACGACGGACGGGGCGCCGGTGGAGACCGACCCCCGCCGCATCTGGCAGCTCTTCGCCGACCACTACCACCTCTTCCGCGGCACCCCCACCGGCGCGTGGCTCGACCACGAGCTGCACGAGGTGTTCGGCGTGCGCACGCGGCTGAACGGCGAGACGGGGCGGCGGGTCTACGACGAGATCGCCGAGCGGCTGGCCTCGCCCGAGTTCCGGCCGCGCGCGCTGTTCGAGCGCTTCAACATCGAGGTGCTCACCACCACCGACGCGGCCACCGACACGCTGGCGCACCACCGCGCCATCCGCGAGTCGGGGTGGGGCGGGCGCGTGGTCCCCTGCTTCCGCCCCGACGCCCTCTTCCGCATCGCCGCGCCCGGGTGGAGCGACGCGATCGGCGAGCTGGAGCGGGTGAGCGGCCTGGGCGTGGACTGCTACGCGGGCTTCCTCCGCGCCGTCGAGGAGCGGCGGGAGTACTTCCGCGGCCTGGGCGCCACCTCCACCGACCACGCCGTGGTGGAGCCGTACACCGAGCGGCTGCCGGACGAGGAGGCGGAGCGGCTCTTCTGCCGGGCCCGCACGGGCGAGGCCGCGGAGGCCGACCAGCGCCGCTTCGAGGCGCACATGCTGATGGAGATGGCGCGGATGTCGGTGGAGGACGGGATGGTGATGCAGCTGCACGCGGGCGCGCTGCGCGACCACAACCGCGCCGTCGCCGACCGCTTCGGCCCCGACACGGGCGCGGACATCCCGGTCGCCACCGAGTACACGCGCAACCTGCGGGCGCTGCTGAACGCCTACGGCAACGATCCCCGTCTGACGCTGGTCCTCTTCACCCTCGACGAGTCGACCTACGCGCGCGAGCTGGCGCCGCTGGCGGGGCACTACCCCGCCCTGCGCCTGGGCCCGCCCTGGTGGTTCCACGACTCGGTCGAGGGGATGAAGCGCTTCCGCGAGCGCACCACGGAGACGGCGGGGATCTACAACACCGCCGGCTTCAACGACGACACGCGCGCCTTCTGCTCGATCCCCGCGCGGCACGACCTGTCGCGGCGGGTGGACGCCAACTGGCTGGCCGGCCTGGTCGCCCGCCACGTGGTGGGGATGGACGACGCGCGGGAGATGGCGCGCGCGCTGGCGTACGAGCTGGCGCGCGAGACGTACCGGATCGACGGCGCCGCCCCCGAGGCCGGCGCCCCCGCCCTGGCCGCGGACTGA
- a CDS encoding altronate dehydratase family protein — protein MATVPAVSAQPLLVRVHPADDVAVAVRALPAGAELEVEGAAIVLQGEVPAGHKVALRALEPGEPVVKYGFPVGAATQPIAAGEWVHSHNLATRLSGTLDYSYRPAPRQAEPMREMPTFLGYRRADGRVGTRNEVWIVNTVGCVNTAAERIARAANERFAGRVDGVYAFSHPYGCSQLGDDLANTQRVLAGLLRHPNAGGVLVLGLGCENNQMDDLLRRAGNVDPARLRFFNTQDVVDEVEEGLDAVAELVAAMEGDRRVECPASELILGHKCGGSDGFSGITANPLLGRVADRLTALGGGVILTEVPEMFGAEQVLMDRAADERVFADVVAMVNDFKEYFLRHGQPVYENPSPGNKAGGLTTLEEKSLGAIQKGGRATVTRVLRYGEPAAAGGLLLLEAPGNDGVSSTAMVASGATVLLFTTGRGTPLGFPVPTIKVSSNTAIAEKKPHWIDFNAGALLDGAATLDSLADDLFALVLDVASGRVKTRNETHGYREIAIWKEGVTL, from the coding sequence ATGGCGACCGTGCCCGCCGTGAGCGCGCAGCCGCTCCTGGTGCGCGTCCACCCCGCGGACGACGTGGCGGTGGCCGTGCGCGCGCTCCCCGCCGGCGCCGAGCTGGAGGTGGAGGGCGCCGCGATCGTCCTGCAGGGCGAGGTGCCGGCCGGGCACAAGGTCGCCCTGCGCGCGCTGGAGCCAGGCGAGCCGGTGGTGAAGTACGGCTTCCCCGTAGGCGCGGCCACGCAGCCGATCGCGGCCGGGGAGTGGGTGCACTCGCACAACCTGGCGACGCGGCTGTCGGGGACGCTCGACTACAGCTATCGGCCGGCTCCCCGCCAGGCCGAGCCCATGCGCGAGATGCCGACGTTCCTGGGCTACCGGCGCGCGGACGGGCGCGTGGGGACGCGCAACGAGGTGTGGATCGTCAACACGGTCGGCTGCGTGAACACGGCCGCCGAGCGGATCGCGCGCGCGGCGAACGAGCGCTTCGCGGGGCGCGTGGACGGCGTGTACGCCTTCTCGCACCCCTACGGCTGCAGCCAGCTCGGCGACGACCTGGCGAACACGCAGCGGGTGCTCGCCGGGCTGCTGCGCCACCCGAACGCGGGCGGCGTGCTGGTGCTCGGCCTGGGGTGCGAGAACAACCAGATGGACGACCTGCTGCGGCGCGCCGGGAACGTCGATCCCGCGCGCCTGCGCTTCTTCAACACGCAGGACGTGGTGGACGAGGTGGAGGAGGGGCTCGACGCCGTGGCCGAGCTGGTGGCGGCGATGGAGGGCGACCGGCGCGTCGAGTGCCCCGCCTCGGAGCTGATCCTCGGCCACAAGTGCGGCGGCTCCGACGGCTTCAGCGGGATCACCGCCAACCCGCTCCTGGGCCGCGTCGCCGACCGGCTGACGGCGCTGGGCGGCGGGGTGATCCTCACCGAGGTCCCCGAGATGTTCGGCGCCGAGCAGGTGCTGATGGACCGCGCCGCCGACGAGCGCGTCTTCGCCGACGTGGTGGCGATGGTGAACGACTTCAAGGAGTACTTCCTCCGCCACGGCCAGCCGGTCTACGAGAACCCGTCCCCCGGCAACAAGGCGGGCGGCCTGACGACGCTGGAGGAGAAGTCGCTCGGCGCCATCCAGAAGGGCGGCCGCGCCACCGTCACCCGCGTGCTGCGCTACGGCGAGCCGGCGGCGGCGGGGGGCCTGTTGCTGCTGGAGGCGCCGGGGAACGACGGCGTCTCGTCGACCGCGATGGTGGCCAGCGGCGCCACGGTGCTCCTCTTCACCACCGGCCGCGGCACCCCGCTCGGCTTCCCGGTGCCGACGATCAAGGTCTCCTCGAACACGGCGATCGCGGAGAAGAAGCCGCACTGGATCGACTTCAACGCGGGCGCGCTGCTGGACGGCGCCGCCACGCTCGACTCGCTGGCGGACGACCTCTTCGCGCTGGTGCTGGACGTGGCCTCGGGCCGGGTGAAGACGCGCAACGAGACGCACGGCTACCGCGAGATCGCCATCTGGAAGGAAGGGGTGACGCTGTGA
- a CDS encoding tagaturonate reductase gives MTPPLPTLNAELLRSGAPAGRLAVPDPALLELPERVVQFGTGAFLRGFVEDFVDAANRRGAFDGRIVMVGSTGSGRDRVLGEQDGLYTLCVQGVEDGRVRRERRVIASVSRALSAHGDWDAVLATARDPRIELVFSNTTEVGIALDEGDRPDLAPPRSFPGKLARWLWERARAFGFDPARGVVVLPCELIEDNGARLREIVLTLAERWGFGAEFAAWIDAAVPFCNTLVDRIVPGTPRDDERAREEAELGYRDGLLTVAEVYTLFAIEGDGALRARLRFAEGEPGILVTPDVAPYRERKVRLLNGGHTVTVPAALLAGCETVLEAVGHEHVGAFLRRAMLEEIVPTLDAPGAEEYARQVLDRFANPFVRHALIDISLQQTMKTRVRVVPSIVRWAERFGDAPPSLAFGFAAYLLYMRGDVQERRRAAGLPVPADDQGDRVRAMWSALHDGSDASLAALVKVACADRALWGTDLARVPGFAKAVTCSLVRAHRDGVSAALEAHLAAPAASAA, from the coding sequence GTGACGCCGCCCCTGCCGACGCTGAATGCGGAGCTGCTCCGCTCCGGCGCGCCGGCCGGCCGCCTGGCGGTGCCCGACCCGGCGCTGCTGGAGCTCCCCGAGCGGGTGGTGCAGTTCGGCACCGGCGCGTTCCTGCGCGGCTTCGTGGAAGACTTCGTCGACGCGGCGAACCGGCGCGGCGCCTTCGACGGGCGGATCGTGATGGTGGGGTCGACCGGCAGCGGGCGCGACCGGGTGCTCGGCGAGCAGGACGGGCTCTACACCCTCTGCGTGCAGGGCGTGGAGGACGGGCGGGTGCGCCGCGAGCGCCGCGTCATCGCCTCGGTGAGCCGCGCCCTCTCCGCGCACGGCGACTGGGACGCGGTGCTCGCCACCGCGCGCGACCCGCGCATCGAGCTCGTCTTCTCCAACACCACCGAGGTGGGGATCGCGCTGGACGAGGGCGACCGGCCGGACCTGGCGCCGCCGCGCTCCTTCCCCGGCAAGCTGGCGCGCTGGCTGTGGGAGCGGGCGCGCGCGTTCGGCTTCGATCCCGCGCGCGGCGTGGTCGTCCTCCCCTGCGAGCTGATCGAGGACAACGGCGCCCGGCTGCGCGAGATCGTGCTCACCCTGGCGGAGCGCTGGGGCTTCGGAGCCGAGTTCGCGGCGTGGATCGACGCCGCCGTCCCCTTCTGCAACACGCTGGTGGACCGGATCGTCCCGGGCACGCCCCGGGACGACGAGCGCGCCCGCGAGGAAGCGGAGCTCGGCTACCGCGACGGGCTGCTGACCGTGGCCGAGGTCTACACGCTGTTCGCCATCGAGGGAGACGGTGCGCTGCGCGCGCGGCTCCGCTTCGCCGAGGGCGAGCCGGGGATCCTGGTCACCCCCGACGTCGCGCCGTACCGCGAGCGCAAGGTGCGGCTGCTGAACGGCGGGCACACCGTCACCGTCCCCGCGGCTCTGCTGGCCGGGTGCGAGACGGTGCTGGAGGCGGTCGGGCACGAGCACGTGGGCGCCTTCCTGCGCCGGGCGATGCTCGAGGAGATCGTCCCCACGCTCGACGCGCCCGGCGCGGAGGAGTACGCGCGCCAGGTGCTGGACCGCTTCGCCAACCCGTTCGTCCGCCACGCGCTGATCGACATCTCGCTGCAGCAGACGATGAAGACGCGGGTGCGCGTGGTCCCCTCCATCGTCCGCTGGGCCGAGCGCTTCGGCGACGCGCCGCCGTCGCTGGCGTTCGGGTTCGCCGCGTACCTGCTCTACATGCGCGGCGACGTGCAGGAGCGGCGGCGCGCGGCCGGGCTCCCCGTCCCCGCGGACGACCAGGGAGACCGCGTACGGGCGATGTGGTCCGCGCTGCACGACGGCTCCGACGCGTCGCTCGCGGCGCTGGTCAAGGTCGCCTGCGCCGACCGCGCGCTCTGGGGGACGGACCTCGCGCGCGTGCCCGGCTTCGCGAAAGCGGTGACGTGCAGCCTGGTCCGCGCGCACCGCGACGGCGTCTCCGCCGCGCTGGAGGCGCACCTGGCGGCGCCGGCCGCGTCCGCCGCGTGA